The Gemmatimonadaceae bacterium genome window below encodes:
- a CDS encoding HD domain-containing protein, whose protein sequence is MTSIRDPLWNTIVVDAVTRRLIDTPVFQRLRYVRQLGLAHLVYPGATHTRFEHALGAYHLARRTLGVLDDRRELDAIPPDERGVVIAAALLHDVGHHPFSHALEEIGAQHHEVAARPLITQGPIADELRASIAPDAPERVYALIRGQSASPLQGLISGSLDLDKIEYLKRDAFMCGVPYGEIDVDRLINALTVVPDAGRVTIGVLEKGLSALESLLFAKYQMYRNVYWHHAVRSATAMYKRLVDDAIRDGALDDSALSSLTDEGLLHVLDTASNAPLLDALRTRRLYKRAFECAAGDLPDGAGDWIAVELDRVRATEDALARRLGLASGEVLLDFPEKPQMLGLDLPVRLRGGQVHRLTREGLRGSINLPVLSDELYRSARVLRVFVARPVSLGEDAIRSLLG, encoded by the coding sequence GTGACGTCGATCCGCGACCCGCTCTGGAACACCATCGTCGTCGATGCGGTCACCCGGCGGCTCATCGACACGCCGGTGTTCCAGCGCTTGCGGTACGTCCGACAGTTAGGCCTGGCGCACCTCGTCTACCCCGGCGCCACCCACACCCGCTTCGAGCACGCGTTAGGCGCGTACCATCTCGCCCGGCGCACCCTCGGCGTGCTCGACGACCGCCGCGAGCTCGACGCCATCCCGCCCGATGAACGCGGCGTCGTCATCGCCGCCGCGCTGCTCCACGACGTCGGCCACCACCCGTTCTCCCACGCGCTCGAGGAAATCGGCGCCCAGCACCACGAAGTCGCCGCGCGCCCGCTCATCACACAGGGCCCGATCGCCGACGAGTTGCGCGCGTCGATCGCCCCCGATGCCCCGGAGCGCGTCTACGCGCTCATCCGCGGGCAGAGCGCGAGTCCGCTCCAAGGCCTCATCTCCGGCTCGCTCGACCTCGACAAGATCGAATACCTCAAACGCGACGCGTTCATGTGCGGCGTGCCGTACGGCGAGATCGATGTCGATCGGCTCATCAACGCACTCACCGTCGTCCCCGACGCGGGACGCGTCACCATCGGCGTGCTGGAAAAAGGACTGTCGGCGCTCGAGTCGCTGCTGTTCGCCAAATACCAGATGTACCGGAACGTCTACTGGCACCACGCCGTACGCAGCGCCACCGCGATGTACAAGCGCCTCGTAGATGATGCGATTCGAGATGGCGCGCTCGACGACAGCGCGCTGTCATCGCTCACCGACGAAGGACTGCTCCACGTGCTCGACACGGCGAGCAACGCGCCGCTGCTCGATGCGCTGCGTACCCGCCGCCTCTACAAGCGTGCGTTCGAGTGCGCCGCCGGCGACCTGCCCGACGGAGCGGGCGACTGGATCGCCGTCGAGCTCGACCGCGTGCGCGCCACCGAAGACGCGCTGGCACGCCGGTTAGGCCTCGCGTCCGGGGAAGTGCTGCTCGACTTCCCGGAAAAACCGCAGATGCTGGGACTGGATCTGCCGGTGCGCCTCCGCGGCGGCCAGGTGCACCGGCTCACGCGGGAAGGCCTGCGCGGGTCGATCAATCTCCCCGTGCTGTCCGACGAGCTCTACCGCTCGGCGCGCGTGCTGCGGGTCTTCGTCGCGCGGCCCGTCTCGTTAGGCGAAGACGCGATCCGCAGCCTGCTCGGCTGA